Proteins from one Mercurialis annua linkage group LG7, ddMerAnnu1.2, whole genome shotgun sequence genomic window:
- the LOC126655034 gene encoding uncharacterized protein LOC126655034, whose amino-acid sequence MCDHHHDLLPCLHCHPHRYITMVHHLIERCLILHMSRDQCVKALAEHATIPPLVTITVWRELQKENSGFFRAYYKNLI is encoded by the exons aTGTGTGATCACCACCATGATCTTCTTCCTTGTTTGCATTGCCACCCACACAGATACATCACAATG GTTCATCATCTTATAGAGAGATGCTTAATCCTTCACATGAGTAGAGATCAATGTGTGAAGGCATTAGCAGAACATGCCACCATTCCTCCTCTGGTTACAATTACAG TGTGGAGAGAGCTTCAGAAAGAAAATAGCGGCTTCTTTCGAGCATATTATAAGAATCtaatataa